The following are from one region of the Vitis riparia cultivar Riparia Gloire de Montpellier isolate 1030 chromosome 14, EGFV_Vit.rip_1.0, whole genome shotgun sequence genome:
- the LOC117930192 gene encoding uncharacterized protein At2g33490-like isoform X1 produces the protein MKSLGKLRKFALPKNDASKEKRDAQLSAHVDELAQASQDMQEMRNCYDSLLSAAAATTNSAYEFSVSLGEMGSCLVEKTSINDDEESGKVLLMMGKVQFDLQKLVDSYRSHIIQTITNPSESLLNELRTVEEMKRQCDEKRNVYEYMKAQQREKGRSKSGKGESLQQLTAAHDEFNDEATLCVFRLKSLKQGQSRSLLTQAARHHAAQLNFFRKGLKSLEAVERHLRVVAERQHIDYQFSGLEDDDVEDGEDDGENGYDASEGGELSFDYRQNKRGIEVVSATTNSMELDQADLSFPQASTVETVELNPEKNHGDLQGFSREPRAGSYSAPIIAEKSDPSERIRQTQSSTRKLHTYVLPIPVGAKSSTPSRTSSSVPRTRPTSLHGGTRNLWHSSPLEPKKHEKDSGDDHLSGPTISEAQSVLKESNSNNAAIRLPPPLAEGLSLPQLDTLNTSDTKKVKRLAFSGPLTGKPRSTKPVLSSSGPIAPAELPQLVSGLLSRVPIPQPSSSPKISPSASPPLVSSPRINELHELPRPPVSLATKPARFPGLVGHSAPLISRNELSATSKTSSMASNAASPLPTPPVPRSFSIPSSSQRATALHVTKVLESSQIPDKAEEVGSPPLTPISLSNSKPTSTISEVASQSGQIRGIILGIFLPFSHPKTLAQQ, from the exons ATGAAGTCTCTGGGAAAGCTTCGGAAATTTGCGCTGCCAAAGAACGATGCTTCCAAGGAGAAAAGAGATGCTCAACTTTCGGCGCACGTGGATGAGCTAGCCCAGGCCTCGCAG GATATGCAAGAAATGAGAAATTGCTATGATAGCTTACTTTCTGCTGCTGCTGCTACAACAAACAGTGCATATG AATTTTCAGTGTCATTGGGGGAAATGGGCTCTTGTCTAGTGGAAAAAACCTCAAttaatgatgatgaagaaagtG GCAAAGTTTTGTTAATGATGGGAAAAGTGCAGTTTGATCTTCAGAAACTTGTTGATAGCTAT CGGTCTCATATTATCCAGACAATTACAAACCCATCGGAGTCTCTTCTCAATGAACTTCGGACAGTAGAG GAAATGAAGCGGCAGTGTGATGAAAAGAG AAACGTGTATGAATACATGAAGGCGCAacagagagaaaaaggaaggtCAAAAAGTGGGAAAGGAGAAAGTTTGCAGCAATTGACAGCAGCTCATGATGAATTTAATGATGAGGCAACCCTATGCGTTTTTCGGTTGAAATCTCTGAAACAAGGGCAGTCCCGAAGTCTTCTAACACAGGCAGCTCGTCATCATGCGGCTCAG TTGAATTTCTTTCGAAAGGGACTTAAATCTCTTGAGGCAGTTGAGCGACACTTACGAGTGGTTGCAGAACGACAACACATTGATTACCAATTCAGTGGACTTGAAGATGATGATGTGGAAGATGGAGAAGATGATGGCGAGAATGGCTATGATGCAAGTGAGGGTGGGGAATTGAGTTTTGACTATAGACAAAATAAGAGGGGGATTGAAGTTGTGTCTGCAACAACAAATTCTATGGAG TTGGATCAAGCAGACCTTTCTTTTCCCCAAGCTTCAACGGTGGAAACGGTGGAG TTAAATCCAGAAAAAAACCATGGGGATCTCCAGGGTTTCAGTAGGGAACCTAGAGCAGGCAGTTATTCTGCTCCAATAATTGCAGAGAAGAGTGATCCATCTGAAAGGATAAGACAAACACAATCATCCACACGGAAGTTGCACACGTATGTGCTACCCATTCCAGTTGGTGCAAAGAGTTCAACTCCTTCAAGAACAAGCAGTTCGGTTCCCCGAACAAGGCCAACAAGCCTCCATGGAGGCACCCGCAATTTGTGGCATTCTTCCCCCTTAGAGCCAAAGAAGCATGAGAAAGATTCTGGAGATGATCACTTGTCAGGTCCAACCATATCAGAAGCACAATCAGTTCTCAAAGAGAGCAACAGTAATAATGCTGCCATCCGACTGCCCCCTCCTCTGGCTGAGGGACTTTCACTTCCACAGCTTGATACACTGAACACATCTGATACTAAAAAGGTCAAAAGACTAGCTTTTTCAGGTCCATTGACAGGTAAGCCACGGTCAACAAAGCCTGTTCTATCTTCCAGTGGTCCCATTGCCCCTGCCGAACTTCCCCAACTAGTTTCTGGATTGCTTTCTCGTGTTCCAATTCCTCAGCCTTCTTCGTCcccaaaaatatctccaagtgctTCTCCTCCTCTTGTATCTTCTCCCAGAATAAATGAGCTCCATGAGCTCCCTAGGCCTCCTGTCAGCTTGGCAACCAAGCCAGCTAGATTTCCCGGTTTGGTTGGTCATTCTGCTCCTTTGATATCCAGAAATGAGCTTTCTGCAACAAGTAAAACCTCTTCAATGGCATCAAATGCAGCCTCTCCACTGCCAACTCCTCCTGTCCCGAGGAGTTTCTCCATACCATCAAGCAGTCAGAGAGCTACGGCATTACATGTGACCAAGGTTCTGGAATCTTCTCAAATTCCAGACAAGGCTGAAGAAGTTGGCTCTCCACCATTGACACCTATTTCTCTCTCAAATAGTAAGCCAACATCAACGATCTCTGAAGTGGCCTCTCAGTCTGGTCAAATCAGAG GAATTATTTTGGGCATTTTCCTCCCTTTCTCTCACCCTAAAACACTTGCTCAACAATAG
- the LOC117931437 gene encoding uncharacterized protein LOC117931437 isoform X2, with the protein MLFFYQMGCQASRLEQDEEGQPARPGLLRRFEDITWLRRSESIGKGTLSTKQLIEEQGGEDEEGSAPKHSDKDVSHIPVVSIGLVEAPSLDEVNVKIVESRYKKEEKEEERDKGRVDDWDDRGDQDDEGWLSDREDHLFYPRSPSFREYCINCYSRELDKDDGHVKGAKREKKKSQRKEGTASPIPNEGSRPKSPKKGLKRRSFRKVLKKDGSIKNLWNVSAWYNPSFSSSQDGPQKEGAKAS; encoded by the exons ATGCTGTTTTTCTATCAAATGGGCTGCCAAGCTTCCAGGTTGGAGCAAGATGAGGAAGGTCAGCCAGCCAGACCCGGCCTGTTGCGTCGATTCGAGGACATTACGTGGCTGCGCAGAAGCGAGAGCATTGGGAAGGGCACCCTCTCCACAAAGCAGCTGATTGAGGAACAGGGTGGTGAGGATGAAGAAGGTTCTGCACCCAAACATAGTGATAAAGATGTTTCTCATATCCCAGTTGTGAGTATTGGGCTTGTGGAGGCACCTTCCTTAGATGAAGTGAACGTGAAGATAGTAGAGTCCAGATACAAGAAAGAGGAGAAAGAGGAGGAAAGGGATAAGGGGAGGGTGGACGATTGGGATGACAGAGGTGACCAAGACGATGAAGGATGGCTTTCGGACAGGGAAGATCACCTCTTTTATCCTCGGTCACCAAGTTTTAGGGAGTACTGTATCAACTGCTACTCGAGGGAACTAGACAAGGATGATG GTCATGTTAAAGGAGCGAAGAGGGAGAAGAAGAAGTCACAAAGGAAGGAGGGGACTGCATCTCCAATTCCGAATGAG GGATCAAGACCAAAATCACCCAAGAAAGGATTAAAACGAAGGAGTTTCAGGAAGGTGTTAAAAAAGGATGGGTCCATAAAAAATCTCTGGAACGTCAGCGCATGGTATAACCCCAGTTTTTCATCTTCTCAAGACGGGCCCCAGAAAGAGGGTGCAAAAGCCTCCTAA
- the LOC117931437 gene encoding uncharacterized protein LOC117931437 isoform X1: protein MLFFYQMGCQASRLEQDEEGQPARPGLLRRFEDITWLRRSESIGKGTLSTKQLIEEQGGEDEEGSAPKHSDKDVSHIPVVSIGLVEAPSLDEVNVKIVESRYKKEEKEEERDKGRVDDWDDRGDQDDEGWLSDREDHLFYPRSPSFREYCINCYSRELDKDDGEIFGLKSHVKGAKREKKKSQRKEGTASPIPNEGSRPKSPKKGLKRRSFRKVLKKDGSIKNLWNVSAWYNPSFSSSQDGPQKEGAKAS, encoded by the exons ATGCTGTTTTTCTATCAAATGGGCTGCCAAGCTTCCAGGTTGGAGCAAGATGAGGAAGGTCAGCCAGCCAGACCCGGCCTGTTGCGTCGATTCGAGGACATTACGTGGCTGCGCAGAAGCGAGAGCATTGGGAAGGGCACCCTCTCCACAAAGCAGCTGATTGAGGAACAGGGTGGTGAGGATGAAGAAGGTTCTGCACCCAAACATAGTGATAAAGATGTTTCTCATATCCCAGTTGTGAGTATTGGGCTTGTGGAGGCACCTTCCTTAGATGAAGTGAACGTGAAGATAGTAGAGTCCAGATACAAGAAAGAGGAGAAAGAGGAGGAAAGGGATAAGGGGAGGGTGGACGATTGGGATGACAGAGGTGACCAAGACGATGAAGGATGGCTTTCGGACAGGGAAGATCACCTCTTTTATCCTCGGTCACCAAGTTTTAGGGAGTACTGTATCAACTGCTACTCGAGGGAACTAGACAAGGATGATGGTGAGATCTTTGGCCTCAAAA GTCATGTTAAAGGAGCGAAGAGGGAGAAGAAGAAGTCACAAAGGAAGGAGGGGACTGCATCTCCAATTCCGAATGAG GGATCAAGACCAAAATCACCCAAGAAAGGATTAAAACGAAGGAGTTTCAGGAAGGTGTTAAAAAAGGATGGGTCCATAAAAAATCTCTGGAACGTCAGCGCATGGTATAACCCCAGTTTTTCATCTTCTCAAGACGGGCCCCAGAAAGAGGGTGCAAAAGCCTCCTAA
- the LOC117930192 gene encoding uncharacterized protein At2g33490-like isoform X3, whose amino-acid sequence MIAYFLLLLLQQTVHMDMEEVCHLTPAMLAEFSVSLGEMGSCLVEKTSINDDEESGKVLLMMGKVQFDLQKLVDSYRSHIIQTITNPSESLLNELRTVEEMKRQCDEKRNVYEYMKAQQREKGRSKSGKGESLQQLTAAHDEFNDEATLCVFRLKSLKQGQSRSLLTQAARHHAAQLNFFRKGLKSLEAVERHLRVVAERQHIDYQFSGLEDDDVEDGEDDGENGYDASEGGELSFDYRQNKRGIEVVSATTNSMELDQADLSFPQASTVETVELNPEKNHGDLQGFSREPRAGSYSAPIIAEKSDPSERIRQTQSSTRKLHTYVLPIPVGAKSSTPSRTSSSVPRTRPTSLHGGTRNLWHSSPLEPKKHEKDSGDDHLSGPTISEAQSVLKESNSNNAAIRLPPPLAEGLSLPQLDTLNTSDTKKVKRLAFSGPLTGKPRSTKPVLSSSGPIAPAELPQLVSGLLSRVPIPQPSSSPKISPSASPPLVSSPRINELHELPRPPVSLATKPARFPGLVGHSAPLISRNELSATSKTSSMASNAASPLPTPPVPRSFSIPSSSQRATALHVTKVLESSQIPDKAEEVGSPPLTPISLSNSKPTSTISEVASQSGQIRGIILGIFLPFSHPKTLAQQ is encoded by the exons ATGATAGCTTACTTTCTGCTGCTGCTGCTACAACAAACAGTGCATATG GATATGGAAGAAGTTTGCCATTTAACTCCAGCTATGCTTGCAGAATTTTCAGTGTCATTGGGGGAAATGGGCTCTTGTCTAGTGGAAAAAACCTCAAttaatgatgatgaagaaagtG GCAAAGTTTTGTTAATGATGGGAAAAGTGCAGTTTGATCTTCAGAAACTTGTTGATAGCTAT CGGTCTCATATTATCCAGACAATTACAAACCCATCGGAGTCTCTTCTCAATGAACTTCGGACAGTAGAG GAAATGAAGCGGCAGTGTGATGAAAAGAG AAACGTGTATGAATACATGAAGGCGCAacagagagaaaaaggaaggtCAAAAAGTGGGAAAGGAGAAAGTTTGCAGCAATTGACAGCAGCTCATGATGAATTTAATGATGAGGCAACCCTATGCGTTTTTCGGTTGAAATCTCTGAAACAAGGGCAGTCCCGAAGTCTTCTAACACAGGCAGCTCGTCATCATGCGGCTCAG TTGAATTTCTTTCGAAAGGGACTTAAATCTCTTGAGGCAGTTGAGCGACACTTACGAGTGGTTGCAGAACGACAACACATTGATTACCAATTCAGTGGACTTGAAGATGATGATGTGGAAGATGGAGAAGATGATGGCGAGAATGGCTATGATGCAAGTGAGGGTGGGGAATTGAGTTTTGACTATAGACAAAATAAGAGGGGGATTGAAGTTGTGTCTGCAACAACAAATTCTATGGAG TTGGATCAAGCAGACCTTTCTTTTCCCCAAGCTTCAACGGTGGAAACGGTGGAG TTAAATCCAGAAAAAAACCATGGGGATCTCCAGGGTTTCAGTAGGGAACCTAGAGCAGGCAGTTATTCTGCTCCAATAATTGCAGAGAAGAGTGATCCATCTGAAAGGATAAGACAAACACAATCATCCACACGGAAGTTGCACACGTATGTGCTACCCATTCCAGTTGGTGCAAAGAGTTCAACTCCTTCAAGAACAAGCAGTTCGGTTCCCCGAACAAGGCCAACAAGCCTCCATGGAGGCACCCGCAATTTGTGGCATTCTTCCCCCTTAGAGCCAAAGAAGCATGAGAAAGATTCTGGAGATGATCACTTGTCAGGTCCAACCATATCAGAAGCACAATCAGTTCTCAAAGAGAGCAACAGTAATAATGCTGCCATCCGACTGCCCCCTCCTCTGGCTGAGGGACTTTCACTTCCACAGCTTGATACACTGAACACATCTGATACTAAAAAGGTCAAAAGACTAGCTTTTTCAGGTCCATTGACAGGTAAGCCACGGTCAACAAAGCCTGTTCTATCTTCCAGTGGTCCCATTGCCCCTGCCGAACTTCCCCAACTAGTTTCTGGATTGCTTTCTCGTGTTCCAATTCCTCAGCCTTCTTCGTCcccaaaaatatctccaagtgctTCTCCTCCTCTTGTATCTTCTCCCAGAATAAATGAGCTCCATGAGCTCCCTAGGCCTCCTGTCAGCTTGGCAACCAAGCCAGCTAGATTTCCCGGTTTGGTTGGTCATTCTGCTCCTTTGATATCCAGAAATGAGCTTTCTGCAACAAGTAAAACCTCTTCAATGGCATCAAATGCAGCCTCTCCACTGCCAACTCCTCCTGTCCCGAGGAGTTTCTCCATACCATCAAGCAGTCAGAGAGCTACGGCATTACATGTGACCAAGGTTCTGGAATCTTCTCAAATTCCAGACAAGGCTGAAGAAGTTGGCTCTCCACCATTGACACCTATTTCTCTCTCAAATAGTAAGCCAACATCAACGATCTCTGAAGTGGCCTCTCAGTCTGGTCAAATCAGAG GAATTATTTTGGGCATTTTCCTCCCTTTCTCTCACCCTAAAACACTTGCTCAACAATAG
- the LOC117930192 gene encoding uncharacterized protein At2g33490-like isoform X2, protein MKSLGKLRKFALPKNDASKEKRDAQLSAHVDELAQASQDMQEMRNCYDSLLSAAAATTNSAYEFSVSLGEMGSCLVEKTSINDDEESGKVLLMMGKVQFDLQKLVDSYRSHIIQTITNPSESLLNELRTVEEMKRQCDEKRNVYEYMKAQQREKGRSKSGKGESLQQLTAAHDEFNDEATLCVFRLKSLKQGQSRSLLTQAARHHAAQLNFFRKGLKSLEAVERHLRVVAERQHIDYQFSGLEDDDVEDGEDDGENGYDASEGGELSFDYRQNKRGIEVVSATTNSMELDQADLSFPQASTVETVELNPEKNHGDLQGFSREPRAGSYSAPIIAEKSDPSERIRQTQSSTRKLHTYVLPIPVGAKSSTPSRTSSSVPRTRPTSLHGGTRNLWHSSPLEPKKHEKDSGDDHLSGPTISEAQSVLKESNSNNAAIRLPPPLAEGLSLPQLDTLNTSDTKKVKRLAFSGPLTGKPRSTKPVLSSSGPIAPAELPQLVSGLLSRVPIPQPSSSPKISPSASPPLVSSPRINELHELPRPPVSLATKPARFPGLVGHSAPLISRNELSATSKTSSMASNAASPLPTPPVPRSFSIPSSSQRATALHVTKVLESSQIPDKAEEVGSPPLTPISLSNSKPTSTISEVASQSGQIRGES, encoded by the exons ATGAAGTCTCTGGGAAAGCTTCGGAAATTTGCGCTGCCAAAGAACGATGCTTCCAAGGAGAAAAGAGATGCTCAACTTTCGGCGCACGTGGATGAGCTAGCCCAGGCCTCGCAG GATATGCAAGAAATGAGAAATTGCTATGATAGCTTACTTTCTGCTGCTGCTGCTACAACAAACAGTGCATATG AATTTTCAGTGTCATTGGGGGAAATGGGCTCTTGTCTAGTGGAAAAAACCTCAAttaatgatgatgaagaaagtG GCAAAGTTTTGTTAATGATGGGAAAAGTGCAGTTTGATCTTCAGAAACTTGTTGATAGCTAT CGGTCTCATATTATCCAGACAATTACAAACCCATCGGAGTCTCTTCTCAATGAACTTCGGACAGTAGAG GAAATGAAGCGGCAGTGTGATGAAAAGAG AAACGTGTATGAATACATGAAGGCGCAacagagagaaaaaggaaggtCAAAAAGTGGGAAAGGAGAAAGTTTGCAGCAATTGACAGCAGCTCATGATGAATTTAATGATGAGGCAACCCTATGCGTTTTTCGGTTGAAATCTCTGAAACAAGGGCAGTCCCGAAGTCTTCTAACACAGGCAGCTCGTCATCATGCGGCTCAG TTGAATTTCTTTCGAAAGGGACTTAAATCTCTTGAGGCAGTTGAGCGACACTTACGAGTGGTTGCAGAACGACAACACATTGATTACCAATTCAGTGGACTTGAAGATGATGATGTGGAAGATGGAGAAGATGATGGCGAGAATGGCTATGATGCAAGTGAGGGTGGGGAATTGAGTTTTGACTATAGACAAAATAAGAGGGGGATTGAAGTTGTGTCTGCAACAACAAATTCTATGGAG TTGGATCAAGCAGACCTTTCTTTTCCCCAAGCTTCAACGGTGGAAACGGTGGAG TTAAATCCAGAAAAAAACCATGGGGATCTCCAGGGTTTCAGTAGGGAACCTAGAGCAGGCAGTTATTCTGCTCCAATAATTGCAGAGAAGAGTGATCCATCTGAAAGGATAAGACAAACACAATCATCCACACGGAAGTTGCACACGTATGTGCTACCCATTCCAGTTGGTGCAAAGAGTTCAACTCCTTCAAGAACAAGCAGTTCGGTTCCCCGAACAAGGCCAACAAGCCTCCATGGAGGCACCCGCAATTTGTGGCATTCTTCCCCCTTAGAGCCAAAGAAGCATGAGAAAGATTCTGGAGATGATCACTTGTCAGGTCCAACCATATCAGAAGCACAATCAGTTCTCAAAGAGAGCAACAGTAATAATGCTGCCATCCGACTGCCCCCTCCTCTGGCTGAGGGACTTTCACTTCCACAGCTTGATACACTGAACACATCTGATACTAAAAAGGTCAAAAGACTAGCTTTTTCAGGTCCATTGACAGGTAAGCCACGGTCAACAAAGCCTGTTCTATCTTCCAGTGGTCCCATTGCCCCTGCCGAACTTCCCCAACTAGTTTCTGGATTGCTTTCTCGTGTTCCAATTCCTCAGCCTTCTTCGTCcccaaaaatatctccaagtgctTCTCCTCCTCTTGTATCTTCTCCCAGAATAAATGAGCTCCATGAGCTCCCTAGGCCTCCTGTCAGCTTGGCAACCAAGCCAGCTAGATTTCCCGGTTTGGTTGGTCATTCTGCTCCTTTGATATCCAGAAATGAGCTTTCTGCAACAAGTAAAACCTCTTCAATGGCATCAAATGCAGCCTCTCCACTGCCAACTCCTCCTGTCCCGAGGAGTTTCTCCATACCATCAAGCAGTCAGAGAGCTACGGCATTACATGTGACCAAGGTTCTGGAATCTTCTCAAATTCCAGACAAGGCTGAAGAAGTTGGCTCTCCACCATTGACACCTATTTCTCTCTCAAATAGTAAGCCAACATCAACGATCTCTGAAGTGGCCTCTCAGTCTGGTCAAATCAGAG GTGAGAGttga
- the LOC117931439 gene encoding NAC domain-containing protein 83-like produces MEKPSFVRSGGMVKLPIGFRFHPTDEELVVHYLKRKALSFPLPASVIPEFDVFLTNPWDLPGDVKERRYFFSSGKGFGNKCRRVTGCGYWKAIGKDIQIVASGSSRAVGMKRTLVFYEGKLGVGTRTQWVMHEYRLVGLGTAPSSTQKCVEEMEDWVVYRVFQKRRRPKRHGVSSQPSTNNNNKAQSIIDLVVENSSDPGPPQPYSPSSSSEISELSGVGLDQEQEGSSAYSCFSSSSYMREH; encoded by the exons ATGGAGAAGCCAAGCTTTGTCAGGAGTGGAGGGATGGTGAAATTGCCTATTGGGTTCAGGTTCCACCCCACTGATGAAGAGCTGGTGGTGCACTATTTGAAACGAAAGGCCCTCTCTTTTCCGTTGCCTGCTTCAGTCATTCCTGAGTTTGACGTTTTCCTAACCAATCCTTGGGATTTGCCTG GTGATGTGAAGGAGAGGAGATATTTTTTCAGCAGTGGGAAGGGGTTTGGGAACAAATGCAGAAGAGTAACCGGCTGTGGTTACTGGAAGGCTATTGGCAAAGACATACAAATTGTAGCTTCCGGGAGCAGCAGAGCAGTGGGGATGAAGAGAACTCTGGTTTTCTATGAAGGAAAGCTTGGGGTGGGGACGAGAACCCAATGGGTGATGCATGAATATCGCCTTGTGGGTCTTGGAACAGCTCCAAGTTCAACCCAG AAATGTGTGGAGGAAATGGAAGATTGGGTTGTATACAGGGTGTTTCAGAAGAGGAGAAGACCAAAGAGACATGGGGTCAGTTCCCAGCCCTCtaccaacaacaacaacaaagctCAGAGCATCATTGATTTGGTGGTGGAAAACAGCTCTGATCCAGGTCCCCCTCAGCCTTATTCACCATCATCTTCAAGTGAAATCAGTGAGCTCTCTGGTGTGGGTTTAGATCAGGAACAGGAAGGGAGCAGTGCTTACTcatgtttttcttcatcttcatatATGAGAGAGCACTGA
- the LOC117930192 gene encoding uncharacterized protein At2g33490-like isoform X4 has product MKSLGKLRKFALPKNDASKEKRDAQLSAHVDELAQASQDMQEMRNCYDSLLSAAAATTNSAYEFSVSLGEMGSCLVEKTSINDDEESGKVLLMMGKVQFDLQKLVDSYRSHIIQTITNPSESLLNELRTVEEMKRQCDEKRNVYEYMKAQQREKGRSKSGKGESLQQLTAAHDEFNDEATLCVFRLKSLKQGQSRSLLTQAARHHAAQLNFFRKGLKSLEAVERHLRVVAERQHIDYQFSGLEDDDVEDGEDDGENGYDASEGGELSFDYRQNKRGIEVVSATTNSMELDQADLSFPQASTVETVELNPEKNHGDLQGFSREPRAGSYSAPIIAEKSDPSERIRQTQSSTRKLHTYVLPIPVGAKSSTPSRTSSSVPRTRPTSLHGGTRNLWHSSPLEPKKHEKDSGDDHLSGPTISEAQSVLKESNSNNAAIRLPPPLAEGLSLPQLDTLNTSDTKKVKRLAFSGPLTGKPRSTKPVLSSSGPIAPAELPQLVSGLLSRVPIPQPSSSPKISPSASPPLVSSPRINELHELPRPPVSLATKPARFPGLVGHSAPLISRNELSATSKTSSMASNAASPLPTPPVPRSFSIPSSSQRATALHVTKVLESSQIPDKAEEVGSPPLTPISLSNSES; this is encoded by the exons ATGAAGTCTCTGGGAAAGCTTCGGAAATTTGCGCTGCCAAAGAACGATGCTTCCAAGGAGAAAAGAGATGCTCAACTTTCGGCGCACGTGGATGAGCTAGCCCAGGCCTCGCAG GATATGCAAGAAATGAGAAATTGCTATGATAGCTTACTTTCTGCTGCTGCTGCTACAACAAACAGTGCATATG AATTTTCAGTGTCATTGGGGGAAATGGGCTCTTGTCTAGTGGAAAAAACCTCAAttaatgatgatgaagaaagtG GCAAAGTTTTGTTAATGATGGGAAAAGTGCAGTTTGATCTTCAGAAACTTGTTGATAGCTAT CGGTCTCATATTATCCAGACAATTACAAACCCATCGGAGTCTCTTCTCAATGAACTTCGGACAGTAGAG GAAATGAAGCGGCAGTGTGATGAAAAGAG AAACGTGTATGAATACATGAAGGCGCAacagagagaaaaaggaaggtCAAAAAGTGGGAAAGGAGAAAGTTTGCAGCAATTGACAGCAGCTCATGATGAATTTAATGATGAGGCAACCCTATGCGTTTTTCGGTTGAAATCTCTGAAACAAGGGCAGTCCCGAAGTCTTCTAACACAGGCAGCTCGTCATCATGCGGCTCAG TTGAATTTCTTTCGAAAGGGACTTAAATCTCTTGAGGCAGTTGAGCGACACTTACGAGTGGTTGCAGAACGACAACACATTGATTACCAATTCAGTGGACTTGAAGATGATGATGTGGAAGATGGAGAAGATGATGGCGAGAATGGCTATGATGCAAGTGAGGGTGGGGAATTGAGTTTTGACTATAGACAAAATAAGAGGGGGATTGAAGTTGTGTCTGCAACAACAAATTCTATGGAG TTGGATCAAGCAGACCTTTCTTTTCCCCAAGCTTCAACGGTGGAAACGGTGGAG TTAAATCCAGAAAAAAACCATGGGGATCTCCAGGGTTTCAGTAGGGAACCTAGAGCAGGCAGTTATTCTGCTCCAATAATTGCAGAGAAGAGTGATCCATCTGAAAGGATAAGACAAACACAATCATCCACACGGAAGTTGCACACGTATGTGCTACCCATTCCAGTTGGTGCAAAGAGTTCAACTCCTTCAAGAACAAGCAGTTCGGTTCCCCGAACAAGGCCAACAAGCCTCCATGGAGGCACCCGCAATTTGTGGCATTCTTCCCCCTTAGAGCCAAAGAAGCATGAGAAAGATTCTGGAGATGATCACTTGTCAGGTCCAACCATATCAGAAGCACAATCAGTTCTCAAAGAGAGCAACAGTAATAATGCTGCCATCCGACTGCCCCCTCCTCTGGCTGAGGGACTTTCACTTCCACAGCTTGATACACTGAACACATCTGATACTAAAAAGGTCAAAAGACTAGCTTTTTCAGGTCCATTGACAGGTAAGCCACGGTCAACAAAGCCTGTTCTATCTTCCAGTGGTCCCATTGCCCCTGCCGAACTTCCCCAACTAGTTTCTGGATTGCTTTCTCGTGTTCCAATTCCTCAGCCTTCTTCGTCcccaaaaatatctccaagtgctTCTCCTCCTCTTGTATCTTCTCCCAGAATAAATGAGCTCCATGAGCTCCCTAGGCCTCCTGTCAGCTTGGCAACCAAGCCAGCTAGATTTCCCGGTTTGGTTGGTCATTCTGCTCCTTTGATATCCAGAAATGAGCTTTCTGCAACAAGTAAAACCTCTTCAATGGCATCAAATGCAGCCTCTCCACTGCCAACTCCTCCTGTCCCGAGGAGTTTCTCCATACCATCAAGCAGTCAGAGAGCTACGGCATTACATGTGACCAAGGTTCTGGAATCTTCTCAAATTCCAGACAAGGCTGAAGAAGTTGGCTCTCCACCATTGACACCTATTTCTCTCTCAAATA GTGAGAGttga